The DNA segment ttatttttaatatcaatgtGAATCATcacatataaaatgtatttttaactcTCAAAACTATGACTACACAGAAACTTATTTAGACTCCACCAGCAAACATTCATCAAGTTTCAAGacctataatcatgataaaaggtatgaaaaattaagacataTAGTTTAATGATATGCATCAAATATgcatttgttaaatttattgtaGAATGTTGAATGGATAAATACAGAAGTCTATTTCTCTGTCTTGGTATGTTTAGGAAttataaatatcattgaaaagtctaacttaaagtgtttttaaaaatgtcatatgtAATTATAGTATTtgcataatattgaaaaaacaaagTTACAACccaaaacatcaaaataagTTTCGGCACGAAAGTCAATCTTGTTTCCAACATTctaatgataaaatatcaaagcTGTATTGATGATCACCTGTGTCATGATTAATTGCTATCAAAATTTGATTGTTATTTAAACAAAGGTGTGTGTAGGCTTCAGCAGTATCTGTtgtgatgataaaaaaaacatattaaattacacaatataaaacataaaaaagacacTTGTGTGACACAATCTACTGGGAGCGGCGATATTTTTAAGGGTCGACGCTTTCGTTGATTATTTTTCATCTTTCACTAACTTCATATATTAAAGCCCATGCTACAGTAAGATAACATTAACTAATAGTTTCAACTTCACGGTACTTTTCAGTAGTTTATAAttgcattataaaataaatatgacgtagtactttcctttaaatatatatttttggcaCAATTGTTTACATGTCACCGTGCAACAGAAATTTTATTCCGATTGTGATATCAAAATGACATGTAAATCGCCCGAGATCAGGATTTTGCTATACTAGTTTCTCGCTATGTTGAAGGCCAATTGATTGTCATGTGCTGCTTTTTGAACTTTGaccggattgttgtctctttgacatattccccgttttcatttgtattctATGTAGGTCCTTCTTTATTTCGTTAGTTCTTCAACGTTTgtatatatctgtttgttttaatgttttgacaTCAAGTATCACGGAGAGACATTGATATTGAAATTCGCATCTGTGCAGTGAAATTTGTttcgtttatataaatatgtagtcAGAATAGAGTTAAAATATGTTACTTTCTACAATTTGatattgcattcattttttgttcaaCACCTGCAATGTATGTCTGAAAACTGGATTCCTGTATTCGCAGGCTTTAGTTGGTTGTAGTTTCAgaattgtttaatttgtttcctaaaaagactttttgtcttattGTTTAAGTTATCCATGTTCGGCAGCGGTATCTCGGTCTAACgtatctattttgttttttaaattgtttatgtcGAAGGTAGCTGTTGCTGTTACAAGCTGCCTTAACGTTAAGGCCCTTAGCTTCTGGCGATATGTATCCAAACTATATTTAATCACAAATAATATTGATCTCAATCCTTACGTAATTAATATTataactttaaacaaaataatgccAATCAAATCTTGCAATTTTTTTCAcaggaaaataagaaaaaggTTTATCTGATCTTCATTAGCAAAATGGCAAAACGGACATATtccttttctgcattggctagaggtatatggggaggtttgagatctcacaaacatgtttaaccccgccgcatttttgcggctgtcccaagtcaggagcctctggcctttgttagtcgtgtattattttaattttagtttcttgtgtacaatttggaaattagtatggcgttcattatcactgctctagtatatatttgtttaggagccaactgaaggacgcctccgggtgcgggaatttctcgctcattgaagacctgttggcgaccttctgttgttgtttttttctatggtcgggttgttgtctctttggcacattccccatttccattctcaattttatattattttgttaatgcTATCAGTGGTTTCAAAAAAACGACTTTTACAATTATGGTAAAATTCCACATCTAAACAACGGAATGATCATGAAAAGGATTCTTCTTGAAACGCCTTCTAGTTCCTTGCCAAAGTTAAGTAGAACCCCAactgtgtatttttatttgatgtcatgttcaagtaaaaacacaaaaatactaaactccgaggaaaattcaaaaaggaaaatcaaaaatcatccCGGAGTATATTCCGTGGAACATACAAATCAAATGATACAGTGTTCCGTGCAGCAAAAGGCAAACTTGATAACCCGGGCGACGTCCCAGCCGGTTTGTTCTTagtattatttgtattcatcATGCATAAAGCTACCAAGTTAATGAGAATATTGGACATTTCCAAgataacccaatttttttataaaaactctGATAGTTTTAAATTACTCACCGAGATATAACTTATTATGACACATGACATCTCGTATGTGTAtactattaaaataaattcttcataattttttttttttttttttgaagttaTCAAACTATATTGATAGTTTGACATTTGTTAGTGGGTACATCAaataccggtaccttatcccggcctcgttaaccGTAAGTAGCATATAATCAATTTGGTTAGTCTTTGTTAGTTtatttaactgtaatatatacatttataaatcattgtaaattatcatatatatcaaacaaaaacattatcaatatagAATGATTAATTAATCtgaataactaaaaaaataaagaataaataaataaaaatcacagaaattttgaattttggaaaaagcaaaaaaaaaaaaaaaaaaaaaaaatattttacttagaATTAAATTCATAACAATGTGGTCGACGGTAAAACGTTTGTTAGTAATTATACTGAAAAAATTCACCTATAACTTGTATGTCGTTGGCGTTGATTTTATGCTCACTCAGTCTATCAGAGGCCTTCAAGTGGGGATTTAAATAATcatgttaacacattttgatacataaaatgaaactttcttttcacaaatcaattaaggaatttgttttaaatatttttttcaccatcACTTACTACGGTTTCACTTTTAAGAATGATAATGTTCAGAGctaatatcaataaataatgataaaaaaaagtttattcatttaaaaaaaaaacacttttaagtAACGGGGACCCGCgttatttcacaaaatatcttAGTGATTAAGAGAACAAAATCATTTAAGAGTGACTGTCGGTGATTAAGAGACAGTTTAACTTACGCGTCAAACGTTAACACTACTTTTAACGCCGTTTCCATTCACATTGTTAACGTCATCATTATCTTCTGTTAACGTTGTGCTATTTTTATGTATCATGTTGCTATATTGAGTTCAGATTATACGATCAAACGAACCAGACGTTGTTTTACTGCCTGTCTAGACTTTAGTTAACCCATCCGTCATATTGGTGCTGTGACCAGAGGATATAATGACGAAAAAGAAAGCCATTCGAGTGGGCCATCGAGGAGCCGCGAGGAGATTAATGTCAAAGATTGAAGAGGAATTAGAGAAAGAAACAACACAACGCGACGAAATAGAAAGCCTATGTGAAACCTTGAAGAAAAAGAGGGATATTCTTTCGGAACTTGATAGTGAAATTTTAGAGGAGATTGCAGAGGAAAACATGGAAGCAGAGATAGAAGACTCAGATCGGTATGTTTTAGATATAGAACGAATTTTTACAAAAGACGGCAGTTTTTAGTAAAACATCTGTATGTGCAGTAACAGTAGAATGCAATGATGTGGTTAGCTCCAGTGGCGTTTCCTCTACGGCGGTATGTGCTACGGTCTTTTGTGTACTATACTGGTTTTCTGTTAAGCTCTTTGGTTCTGTGTTatgtacttgtacatgtatactccAGTTTGGTCCGAAAATCGATCgataatgacaaatattttacttgaCGAGGGAGCACAGAACTCATTCATAACTGAAGATTTAGCTAGAAAATTAGAAATTGAGTCCACCGAAAAGATTGCACTGAAAATATCTGGATTTGGAGGAAACGAAGGACAAGTTCGTCATCTTGATAAAGCAAACATAGCTATTGAAACAGTTAATaatcaaagaattaaaatagACGTAATAATTGTACCGAAAATTGCCGCTCCTATTCAGACAAAATCACAAAAGGAAATCAAAGCACTGCCATACTTACGTGGTTTACGACTCGCACATCCGATATGCGCAGAAGACAAGTTTAACATATCTTTATTGATTGGCGCACACTATTACTGGTCAATAGTTGAAGATGAAATAATTAGAGGAAATGGACCGACCGCAGTTAAGTCGAAAATTGGTTACCTCTTGTCGGGACCCGTACTTACTAAGAACGGAAGTACTTCCAAACAGTCAGCAATGCTGAATATTTTGACTGATCACAGAGCCGTTGTTTGCGACTTGGAAAAGTTTTGGAACTTAGAAGCGTTGGGGGTTTCAGGAAGCGATACCATTAAAAGTCAGTCTGAAGTTGTACGAGAATACGGAGAAAAGTCTATAATACTAGAAAATGGAAAGTACACAGCTAAGTTACCATGGAAACCAGATTTCTTTCCGCTGCCGCATAACTTGGAATTGGTTAAACAGAGGACAGGAAGCGTTATTAGACGTCTAGCAAACAAACctgatttattaaaaatatatggaGAGATCATAATGGAGCAGGAGAGaagacattttattgaaaaggtTGAGGAAACAAAACTTCCTACCGATCGACCCGTGCACTATATCCCGCATCATCCTGTTTCAAAGGAATCATCTACTACGCCAATACGCATTGTTTATGATTGTAGCTGCAAAGATTGAAGAGATAATCCAAGTCTAAATGAATGCTTAGAATCAAACCCACCTGTTATGAATGATATTACGGGAATACTTATGAGATTTCGCGCTAAGAAATATGCTACAACATCAGATTTAGAAAAGGCATTTCTACAAATACAGCTCGACGAGAAAGACCGAGATGCAACGAGGTTCTTATGGCTTAGCGATCCAACAAACACATCAAGTCCGCTAATAACATATCGCTTTAAGTCCGTACTCTTCGGAGCTACATGTTCGCCATTCATTTTGAGCGCCACACTTCTCAAGCACTTTAAAGAAAATCCGGGGAAACTTTCAGATACACTTGAAAATGGGTTATATGTGGACAACATTTTAACTAGCTTTGATAAC comes from the Mytilus trossulus isolate FHL-02 chromosome 3, PNRI_Mtr1.1.1.hap1, whole genome shotgun sequence genome and includes:
- the LOC134710464 gene encoding uncharacterized protein LOC134710464, which produces MTNILLDEGAQNSFITEDLARKLEIESTEKIALKISGFGGNEGQVRHLDKANIAIETVNNQRIKIDVIIVPKIAAPIQTKSQKEIKALPYLRGLRLAHPICAEDKFNISLLIGAHYYWSIVEDEIIRGNGPTAVKSKIGYLLSGPVLTKNGSTSKQSAMLNILTDHRAVVCDLEKFWNLEALGVSGSDTIKSQSEVVREYGEKSIILENGKYTAKLPWKPDFFPLPHNLELVKQRTGSVIRRLANKPDLLKIYGEIIMEQERRHFIEKVEETKLPTDRPVHYIPHHPVSKESSTTPIRIVYDCSCKD